Part of the Arachis hypogaea cultivar Tifrunner chromosome 6, arahy.Tifrunner.gnm2.J5K5, whole genome shotgun sequence genome, TGTAACTGTGTATTAGTCTTTCTGAACAAAATTCCTGAAACAGGTGGGAGAGGAGGAATTTCAGACTCTGGTAAATGTTTCTCCCAAATCCCTTTGGAATATGACTTAAACTTGTTCTGTTCACTTTCCttttttccttaattttattTGGCATATTTTCTGTACAGTTCAGTATTCACGAGTTGTTAGAACTGGAGTCCCTAGGGGTCAAGGAGGAAGTAAAAACCATGCTCTGATTAAAGTTCCCTTCATTTGTATCATTCTGGGAACTGTTGCACTTGGAGGTTTCAATGCTTCAAGGTGATATGACAATTGACAACCAATCATATGGCAGATTCATTTTCAGTTCTggttttatttacaaataaagtATGTTGTTTGTTCATTGACACAACACATCCTTTTCTGCTAATGTTTTGCAGGGCTTACAAAAAACAAAAGGAAGAATACCCATCACACAATCCATTTCTACCTTGATGGAGTCTTAAGTTGGAATGCAAACCATTTTCTTGATGTTTGATTCCTTCAAGTGATATATTTTGCTGTAATAAGGGGGCAATGTTGTagtatatatgatatataatacaTTCAAACCATAGCTATTCGTGAATGTAAGTGAAAGTGAATCAAATAAAGTTATGTAATTATAATTGATTGTGTTTCTAATCCATCTGGATTCAATTGAAGGCGATTTTTTGAAAGTGAAGCTAGTCTGCATATTTTTCTTAAACAATTTATTTAGTTGAGTGTCTGGAAATTTGGATGGTGACTGATGTAAGACATGCACTGATGGTTTCATTGTGATCTTTTAAGATGAGTTGTGAAATTgacttttgttaattttatttgtaGTGTGGATATTTTTAACTGAatattttgaaatatatttttagtattgcAATTTTTAAATAAAGGTAAAGTATATTGTTTAttctgaagtttgacaaaagttttaaaaaaatctttaagttttattttgtttaaattttgtccccaaaattttttatttgtattaaatatatcccaggtggctaattttttaaaaaatttaagactaattcaacaacaatttcataagaacaaccctcaacacaagcaaatcaagcataattttcatgcgttattgttaaattggtcttaacttttttgaaaatttagccgttaatggtatatttgatgcaaatcgaaaatttttgggacaaaattgaaacaaaataaaatttagggatatttttaaaacttttgccaaacttcaaTGACAAAAAGTACACTTTACCCTTTAAATAACAATTAACACACAACAATATCGTCTAtttgctttctttgtttcactttttatttttgggCAGTGTTCATACCTGATCCATAATTTACTCAGGCCTAAAATGATTAGAAGTCCAGTCTACAGAGCAAGATTCCAAATCACACTTTGAGACCTATCCAACCTCATAAAAGTCGGTCCACGCGGCGACAACTTGGCCCGACTTATTCAAATAAGATGAATCCCAACCAACTCCTACAATCTCTCCTACTCATCTAAAAAGGAGATCTTAATAACCTCACCGATAAAAGGGAGTAACAAATCCATCATTAAACCTACCCCTATCTCTACACTTATAAATATCCTTACACCCTTAGATATTTTTCGAACTtcaatctactaaaaacttgccTTAAACTCACGCTAACTTAtgcattggagtcccttgcaagTACCACTCCCACCTCCCCACGAAGAACTCGGACGGCTTTATCCCTGCAGGAGAAGACATCAGACACTGCACTCAAAGGCGTCTGGATCTCGCATCCAAGCCCAAATCACCCTGGTTCTAGGTAagcctcgaaacattggcgccattgtcgaGTACTTGAAAATCAAGACCATATGATAGGGGACGACATCCCAGAAGATGGGCACACGGCTTCCGATTACGAAACCCTAGAAGAAGAGCAATATAATGATGAGCGAGCATTAGTCATACCCCCTCGAATTGATAAAGGGAAAGGTGTTGCCAAAGACACACATCCGTCAAAATTCGGAAGGACACAGGATAAGCTCAAAAGCAGAAGTTCATCGACCTGAAGGATCTGGCCCAAGAGATCCCACAGAAATTATAGGATTTGTCCACGAACATCAAAGTCGGTTAGAACAACTCGAGTAGGAGCTAGAGCGACAAAGAGAGTTTGAAAGAGCCCTGGAAAGGGAGGTACGTCGGTGAAGGACattagaagaaaaactcttgAAACTGGAATTCGAGCTGCTCGAGAAGAGACGCCTCTAGCAGGAGAAGATTCATTCATAGAATAAATCATGCGGGACAAAGTTCCTCGAAACTTTAAAAGGCCAGACATGGACGTCTATGATGGAAAGATCGACCCGAGACATCATCTGAGTAATTTCAAAAGTCGTATGTATTTGACAGACACGTCAGATACAACTCGCTGCAAAATTTTCTCAACTACGTTAACCAAGGAGACAATAAAATGGTTTGACAATCCACCACTTAAATCGGTCACCTGCTTTGACGATTTGGCAAAAAATTTCCTTACATGATtttcatccaaaaagataagTTTAAACATGTTCCAACCATCTTAGGAGTAAAGCAAGAAATCGAAATATCTCTACGGGTCtatatgaaaagattcaacaagacGTGTTTGGAGATTCAAAACCTATCCACCGAAGTAATCATTATGGGACTAGTTAATGACCTTAAAGAAGCTCCATTTTCTCAGTCCATATCAAAGAGGTACCTGACCTCTTTGTACAAGGTGCAAAAGCGAACTAAAAAGTATAACAACATGAAAGAAACTGCTCGATTAAGAGAGCCTGCCCCAAGACAACATAATCAATATCCAACTCGAGACAAAGagaaaaaactaaagaaaaaggaagaatacAGCTCGGACAAAACTCGAAGGCATCACAACTATACCCCCATTGCGAgtatcccttgtggatgtctatacTGAGATGTGCCACACAGAAAAGATTCCACCtcccaaataaattaaaaacaaaaaagataaaagtcGGTCAAaatactgcgagtaccataaaatctACAACAATTCCACCAATGATTGTTATGATTTaaaaaatgtgattaaaaaatttgttagGGAAAGTCAGTTGGATAGGTATTTAGCAGAGAGGCTGGACGATCTGAGCAAgaggaaaagagatgaagaagagagGGTTTGGCAATATCGGCCACCACGAATCTATGAGAGACACATCCACATGATTGCTATAAGATTTACGGGGGGATCAACAAAATCATTCTGCAAGAGACATTTGAAAGAGGTATACCAGGTCGGCGAAAAAGCTGAAACGCCCGATCTGCCTGCTATCaccttcacaaaagaagatgcccacataagaatagccatcatccatcactaataacacaaaatattaattgttaatgATGACTAGACCACCGAGCCGAATTCGGATAACCCAAGCCATGGACTAGACCCGACTCGAAATAATGAccaggtctatttttgagacccttacccgaccctagacccagtaaaatcacaccaaattagttcCTGAAAAGTTCGGGTCTGGGCCTGACCACGAACACCCTAGTTCTATATATACATACAAAGACGTATTTTAAAAATGGAATAGTGAACAATGGTGATGTGAGaagcaacttgaaaaaaaaaattgaatgtgaAAGCGACAATTTGAGATGGGCAGCACTTAATCGTCTAAACTACAattttctataaccatttgagACTACCAACATAGTTTGGTATATAGAGGGAAATATCATCTTTTCATCCCACTAACTttctatttttcataaaaaaaaaagaaaaaaagaaaaaaaaagggaacatCTTCCTAACCTCAGATATTTGGTTCAACTCCGATGCTACACAATTGGGTTAACCTAATAAAAGCAAAATTTGATCAACGGCATATTTATATTCATAATATGTATGCCGTCCCTGCGTCTTCGGTTTTCCACAGATTTTCAAAGAAACCTCACATTGATCATTTGATCTATCCAACCTTCTTTCCTTCCATTAACTATATGTATGAATGTATCTGTGTGTATGTGTATGCAACCATTGACGTTAAGCAGATTTTGATCTGGTTTAACACCAGAAccaggagaactactctctgcaaCATCTCAACTCTGCTCAAGTGTAATAGTAATCGGCTGCCACTCCCCGGAATGGTTATGTATAATCCACTTCTTGACCGAGATTATCATCTCCAGAATCTTAAGTACATCACCTAAAACCTCCTTCTCCATGCATGATCTCCTAAGAATAAGCGATGCTTCATATCTAACAAAAACGAAAATagtataaatatattagtaataaAGCTTTCTCCAAGAAGGTAAAAAAACAAAGTGCACAACTAGGGCATATCATTTTATGTAAAGTAGTGGAGAATTATGGGACAAAAAATAAATCCGCTTGGTTTCCGACTTGGTACAACTCAAAGTCATGATTCTCTTTGGTTTGCGCTATATTCATCACCGTAGGAATCGGGTTCAAGCTTTCCCCAGCCCCTTCTCATCAATGGACTCCTGATGTATACGAAGGAGTGCGGTAAGGTCAAGAAAATTTACAAATATCTACCTGCAACGGGATGCCAAAATTGACGATTTTCCAGTTGGTGAAGAAAGGAATTGCTGTATTCTAGCCCATGTTGCGTCTGAGAAATCATTAGGATAACCACCTATTGGGTTCACACACTTCCAGAGTTTCCCATTTTTGTTAACATAAAAATTCAATGAACCTATGCTTTGTTTTACTACCATTCCGTGCTCTATTGCACAATCTAAAGCCTTCCTGGCATCGATTGTCTGATATCTCACATCTCCATATCGAATGCAATCAGAAATATTTCCGTGAGTAGGCATAACCTTTTCAGTCTTCAGGGTGTCTAAAGTTAACAGAATGCAGCCTATAAGATGTTGGTCGTACTCAGAAGGTGGTCGTAGAAATTTAGCTCCCCAGATATCGCTAGAACTGGTATTAGGGATGAAGCTGGACAAAGAAGTGTTAGACTGTTCACAATTACGAGAAGACCCCTTGTCCACATTCTCATAACACGATGCTTGACTGGCATGTGGATTATGCTCTgttgatgtagttaagctgacaacattagGCGACTGACTAGTACTTATTCTATAATCTTGTCTAGATTCCTGATGATCATGGAGGTTGTTTTGCCTCAAAAAGCTATTCTGTGAATCA contains:
- the LOC112695675 gene encoding uncharacterized protein, whose product is MDANEARILLGFPPNTRPTTSQVKSAYKKKVWESHPDLFPTHEKPLAESKFKLISEAYACLLSGGRGGISDSVQYSRVVRTGVPRGQGGSKNHALIKVPFICIILGTVALGGFNASRAYKKQKEEYPSHNPFLP